Below is a window of Pseudomonadota bacterium DNA.
TTGCAAGGGATTTTATTATACATGAACATCCTGATGTTATTGTACTCCTGGTAAATGCTGCAGCATTAGAAAGGAGTCTTTATCTGCTCTCTGAGTTGCTCCTCATTGGTCCTCCTGTTGTTGTTGCAGTGAACATGATTGACATTGCAGAGGCACAGGGGATACATGTAGATATTAATGCACTTCAAAAATCGCTTCGACTACCTGTTGTGCAGATGGTTGCCACGAAAAATAAAGGGATAAAGGAACTTGTATCACAGGTTATTAAACTTGCAAGTGGTGAATTAACCTATAATCCCAGGATGCCAGGGGTATCTCTTGATCATGCAGTAATTTTTCATAGGCTTTTAGAACTGATTAAGGAGCACGTCCCTCCGCCATACGCAGATATCTGGGTTGCCACGAAACTTATGGAGGGAGATCCTGAAATATCAAAGGCCATAGAAGACCTTATACCAGTTAGCGTGTGGAATGAAATCCAGTCACTTCTAATCAAGCACGAAGACGCCCTTCGTGCAGTAGTTGGTGGGAGATATGACTGGGTAGAGGAAGTAACACGTGCCGCTATTTCGAGGTTTAAGAGAGGACAGGTTCTGATTACTGACCGTATAGACCATTTGCTCACCCGTCCAGTTATCGGGATTCCAGTTCTCTTAGGAATACTTGGTTTTGTCTTTTTATTAACCTTCAAGATAGGCTTCCCCGCACAGAGATGGCTTGAGTTTATTGTAAGTTCCTTTGGCAGATGGCTTGATATAACTTTATCACAAGCACCTGTATGGGTCAGAGGGCTACTGGTAAACGGTATTTTAGGTGGTGTTGGTTCAGTTCTGACGTTTATACCATTACTTATTATATTTTTTACTGCCATGGCATTTCTTGAAGATGTTGGGTACATGGCAAGAGCTGCCTTTGTTATGGATAGATTCATGCACGTCATAGGACTTCATGGTAAGAGTTTTCTGCCAATGTGTCTTGGGTTCGGGTGTAATGTTCCATCAATTCTTGGGGCGAGAATAGTTGATTCAAAAAGGGCAAGATTGCTCACGTTATTCCTTACACCATTTGTTCCATGCACAGCAAGGCTCGCTGTTTTGACATTTGTTACAGCCGCAATCTTTGCAGAAAAAGGGGCCTTTGTTTCATGGTCTCTTATAGCCTTGAACATAATAGTGCTTGGCATTTCCGGAATAATAATAAGCAGATTATTTATGAGAGGCAAACCCATACCTTTTATTATGGAACTTCCGCTCTACCACAAACCTGATTTGAGGACGATAGGAATCGTTGTATGGAGCAGAATGATAGCGTTTGTTAAAAAAGCCGGGACAGTTATACTTGGTTTTTCGATATTGATGTGGATTATGTACAACATCCCTGGAGGCAATGTAGAAGAAAGCATGCTTGCCTGGATAGGCCGTTTTATCCAACCAGTAGGTGCGCCTCTTGGGCTGGATTGGAGGATGGTGGTGGCCCTCGTATCAAGCATTGTGGCTAAGGAAAACTCAGTTGCAACGCTTGGTATTCTCTATGGTGTTGGAGATAAAGGCTTGATGGATATTTTGCCCCGTGTAATAAACC
It encodes the following:
- the feoB gene encoding ferrous iron transport protein B produces the protein MNNEPIPVTLLEEGEEGIVYSLSGGKNLTTRLAGMGISTGTRIKVLRNSGGLVVLLASDTRIALGKGEAVQILVNRTQDLQGKGEEGKIRKKLLVALAGQPNVGKSTVFNVLTGLSQHIGNWPGKTVEKKEGVHVSEDIDVKIVDLPGTYSFSAFSEEERVARDFIIHEHPDVIVLLVNAAALERSLYLLSELLLIGPPVVVAVNMIDIAEAQGIHVDINALQKSLRLPVVQMVATKNKGIKELVSQVIKLASGELTYNPRMPGVSLDHAVIFHRLLELIKEHVPPPYADIWVATKLMEGDPEISKAIEDLIPVSVWNEIQSLLIKHEDALRAVVGGRYDWVEEVTRAAISRFKRGQVLITDRIDHLLTRPVIGIPVLLGILGFVFLLTFKIGFPAQRWLEFIVSSFGRWLDITLSQAPVWVRGLLVNGILGGVGSVLTFIPLLIIFFTAMAFLEDVGYMARAAFVMDRFMHVIGLHGKSFLPMCLGFGCNVPSILGARIVDSKRARLLTLFLTPFVPCTARLAVLTFVTAAIFAEKGAFVSWSLIALNIIVLGISGIIISRLFMRGKPIPFIMELPLYHKPDLRTIGIVVWSRMIAFVKKAGTVILGFSILMWIMYNIPGGNVEESMLAWIGRFIQPVGAPLGLDWRMVVALVSSIVAKENSVATLGILYGVGDKGLMDILPRVINHPSALAFLVVLMLFIPCAPTMTVMKQEIGNWRWSVASFVFMLLVSYGMGVVVYRFALFLGL